In one Methanocorpusculum vombati genomic region, the following are encoded:
- a CDS encoding catalase: MNSSEHKKLTNEVGAPVAENEHSITAGERGPVLLQDVWLLEKLAHFDREVIPERRMHAKGSGAYGTFTVTHDITQYTKAKVFRPGAKTEVFVRFSTVAGERGAADAERDIRGAACKFYTEDGNWDMVGNNTPVFFIRDAHNFPDLNRAVKRDPRTNLRSAQNNWDFWTLLPECFHQTTVVMSDRGIPASYRHMHLFGSHTFSLYNAENKRVWCKFHFKTQQGIKNLTDAEAEALIAKDRESHGRDLFEAIERGEYPRWTLYVQIMTEDQAKNHYENPFDITKVWRHAEYPLIEVGVLELNRNPENYFAEVEQAAFAPAHVVPGIGFSPDILLQGRLFSYGDAQRYRLGVNYNQIPVNRAKVAVHDYHRDGKMRVDGNYGGTPAYTPNSAGAWTAQPEVMEPALDISGAAYAFDPAQDPTDDCFRAGGNLWRILAEDKKQLLIENTARNIEPCTENIKYRHAVHCVWADAEYGERMTRALGLDPVRVAELAKGDHASLIAATIPA; the protein is encoded by the coding sequence ATGAATTCATCCGAACACAAGAAACTCACCAACGAAGTCGGTGCTCCGGTAGCCGAAAACGAGCATTCGATCACGGCGGGGGAGCGCGGGCCGGTTCTGCTGCAGGATGTGTGGCTGCTGGAAAAACTCGCCCATTTTGATCGTGAGGTTATTCCCGAACGCAGAATGCATGCGAAAGGGTCGGGGGCTTACGGTACGTTTACGGTTACGCACGATATCACGCAGTACACGAAAGCAAAGGTTTTCCGGCCCGGCGCAAAGACCGAGGTCTTTGTGCGGTTTTCCACCGTTGCCGGAGAACGGGGGGCAGCCGATGCGGAACGGGATATTCGCGGAGCGGCCTGCAAGTTCTACACCGAGGACGGTAACTGGGATATGGTCGGCAATAATACGCCGGTGTTTTTCATCCGCGACGCCCACAACTTCCCGGATCTGAACCGTGCGGTGAAACGCGATCCGCGTACAAATCTGCGGTCAGCTCAGAACAACTGGGATTTCTGGACGCTGCTGCCGGAGTGTTTCCATCAGACCACCGTGGTGATGTCTGACCGCGGTATTCCGGCAAGCTATCGCCATATGCATCTGTTTGGCAGTCACACCTTCAGTTTATACAATGCGGAGAACAAGCGGGTCTGGTGCAAGTTCCATTTCAAGACGCAGCAGGGAATCAAGAATCTGACGGATGCGGAGGCGGAAGCTCTCATTGCAAAGGATCGCGAGAGTCACGGCCGCGATCTGTTTGAGGCGATCGAACGCGGGGAGTATCCCCGCTGGACATTATATGTACAGATCATGACCGAGGATCAGGCGAAGAATCATTATGAGAATCCGTTCGATATTACGAAGGTCTGGCGGCATGCGGAGTATCCGCTGATTGAAGTGGGTGTTCTTGAACTCAACCGCAATCCGGAGAACTATTTTGCGGAGGTTGAACAGGCGGCGTTTGCTCCGGCACATGTGGTGCCGGGTATCGGTTTCAGTCCGGATATTCTGTTGCAGGGCAGGCTGTTTTCGTACGGTGACGCCCAGCGGTACCGGCTCGGGGTGAACTATAATCAGATTCCAGTGAACCGTGCGAAGGTTGCGGTTCATGATTATCATCGCGACGGAAAGATGCGGGTTGACGGAAACTACGGTGGGACTCCGGCATATACGCCGAACAGTGCGGGTGCGTGGACGGCGCAGCCTGAGGTGATGGAGCCTGCACTGGATATTTCCGGCGCAGCGTACGCGTTTGATCCGGCACAGGATCCCACTGATGACTGTTTCCGTGCGGGAGGAAATCTCTGGCGGATTCTTGCCGAGGATAAGAAGCAGCTTCTGATCGAGAACACGGCGCGAAATATTGAGCCGTGTACGGAGAACATTAAGTACCGCCATGCGGTTCACTGTGTCTGGGCGGATGCCGAGTACGGCGAACGGATGACACGGGCGTTGGGACTTGATCCGGTACGGGTCGCGGAGCTTGCGAAAGGGGATCATGCGTCTCTGATTGCGGCAACGATCCCTGCATGA
- the glyS gene encoding glycine--tRNA ligase → MEDTYERVTELARRRGFVWPSSEIYGSVAGFIDYGPLGAMMKRRIENVWRNFYVVQEGYYEIECPTVGIEPIYVASGHVGGFSDKMFQCPHCQEFLRADHVAEAFGIPHAGTMSKEELHEVLKDKECPACGKVLGSVDVFDFNLMFTTSIGPGGQRKGYLRPETAQGMFVDFPRLLRFYRDHLPFGAVQIGKSYRNEISPRQGMIRLREFTQAEAEIFVHPEEKDHPFFARYADYAMPLCGIAQQEADAPAVVKTMREAVDEGIIANEYVAYYVAMTHDILCTVGFNPDKIRFRQHMPDERAHYATDCWDAEAFSDRFGWVEIVGIADRTNYDLKAHSRVSGEKMTVFVQYPEAKKVHHKAVVPNFGKMGPVYRGKAKAISELMKTTIAEPQADGLHLTVDGEEIVVPPEMYTVKDEMVDVFGEDVMPHVIEPSYGIDRMSYMVLEHAYAEDEADGETRTVMRFKSCVAPVQVAVLPLMARDGLDEIARKLVAELQDEGIQTEYDDAGAIGRRYRRQDEIGTPVCITIDYDTKEDATATLRDRDSMKQVRMPLAEIPAVVYQLIKGKKAFDQLG, encoded by the coding sequence ATGGAAGATACCTACGAAAGAGTCACCGAACTTGCACGGAGACGCGGGTTTGTCTGGCCCTCGTCTGAAATTTACGGTTCCGTTGCCGGATTCATTGACTACGGCCCGCTTGGCGCAATGATGAAGCGCAGAATTGAGAATGTCTGGCGGAATTTTTACGTCGTGCAGGAAGGCTACTATGAGATCGAGTGCCCGACGGTGGGTATTGAGCCGATCTATGTGGCGAGCGGCCATGTCGGCGGTTTCTCCGATAAGATGTTCCAGTGCCCGCACTGCCAGGAGTTCCTCCGTGCCGATCATGTTGCCGAGGCGTTCGGGATTCCGCATGCAGGAACCATGTCGAAGGAGGAGCTGCATGAGGTTCTGAAGGATAAGGAGTGTCCGGCCTGCGGGAAAGTTCTCGGTTCGGTTGATGTCTTTGATTTCAATCTGATGTTTACGACGAGTATCGGTCCCGGAGGACAGCGCAAGGGGTATCTGCGTCCGGAGACGGCACAGGGTATGTTTGTGGATTTCCCGCGTCTTCTGCGGTTCTATCGGGATCATCTGCCGTTCGGGGCTGTTCAGATCGGCAAGTCCTACCGGAATGAGATCTCGCCCCGTCAGGGTATGATTCGTCTGCGGGAGTTTACGCAGGCCGAGGCGGAGATCTTTGTGCATCCGGAGGAGAAGGATCATCCGTTCTTCGCCCGGTATGCGGATTATGCAATGCCGCTCTGCGGCATTGCCCAGCAGGAGGCCGATGCTCCCGCGGTCGTTAAAACGATGCGGGAGGCGGTTGATGAGGGTATCATTGCAAATGAGTATGTTGCATATTACGTTGCAATGACGCATGATATTCTCTGTACGGTCGGGTTTAATCCGGACAAAATCCGGTTCCGCCAGCACATGCCCGACGAGCGGGCGCATTATGCGACCGACTGCTGGGACGCCGAGGCGTTCTCCGACCGGTTCGGCTGGGTGGAGATTGTGGGTATTGCGGATCGGACGAATTATGATCTGAAAGCTCACTCCCGGGTGTCGGGCGAGAAGATGACGGTTTTTGTCCAGTATCCGGAGGCGAAGAAGGTGCACCACAAGGCGGTTGTGCCGAACTTCGGCAAGATGGGCCCGGTCTATCGCGGGAAGGCAAAGGCTATCAGCGAGCTGATGAAGACGACGATCGCAGAGCCGCAGGCGGATGGTCTGCACCTCACCGTTGACGGCGAGGAGATTGTGGTCCCGCCGGAGATGTACACGGTGAAGGATGAGATGGTTGATGTGTTTGGCGAGGATGTGATGCCGCACGTGATCGAGCCGTCTTACGGTATTGACCGGATGAGCTACATGGTTCTGGAGCATGCATATGCGGAGGATGAGGCGGACGGCGAGACCCGTACGGTGATGCGGTTTAAGTCCTGCGTTGCGCCAGTTCAGGTGGCGGTTCTGCCGCTGATGGCCCGGGATGGTCTGGACGAGATTGCCCGCAAGCTTGTGGCGGAGTTGCAGGATGAAGGTATTCAGACGGAGTATGATGATGCGGGAGCTATCGGTCGCCGCTACCGCCGTCAGGATGAGATTGGAACGCCTGTGTGTATTACGATCGATTATGATACGAAGGAGGATGCAACGGCAACGCTGCGGGATCGTGATTCAATGAAGCAGGTGCGGATGCCGCTGGCGGAGATTCCCGCAGTGGTGTATCAGCTGATCAAGGGCAAGAAGGCGTTTGATCAGCTGGGATAA